GTTGGCTCTGTTTGGGTGTGgtgtatgttttctgtgaccTGTACTGATTCCTTGTCTTTCTCCAGGAGTCATACCTGATGAGTCTAAAGCCCTTTCACTGCTGGCTCCAGCAAATGCAGTGGCAGGATGCATGCCAGGGGGAGGCCTTCTACCCACTCCAAATCCTATGGCTTCGGTAAGTGTTTTCAATGTGTCTTATTGAGACCTGTTCATTGTTTCAAGTGTAAGAGCCCCTTGTAACAACAAGAAACAGTAGCTGGGTGGTGGATTTGTCTGATCTGTGGTTGTTGCAGATGGGAGGCGTTCCTCTTTCGGCTCTGGGGAATCCGAACATGGATCCCATGGCAGCCATGGGCATGTCTGGCAACATGAACCCACAGGTAGGCCACTGTTTAACAACTCTATTCTTGTAAATGTTGTTATACCATTCAGAATTAGGCCTTTTTTCAATGCAGTATTGATTTAAATTCTCACATTCTGCTGTATTTTTAAGTCTCTGTGCATCTCTGTTCTGTTTTAGGCCCTTTCTGCTGACTTCCTGAAGCTTATGCAGTCCATGGATCCGACTAAGTGAGTATCTTGCATCATAATATGTGACCGTGACGGTAAAGTTCTCTGTATTATTTGTGACTAACTGGGTTCTTGCAGGATGAATCCAATGGCTGCTGGAATGATGGTTAATCCTGGTATGAAGAATGACTCCAACAAGGAGATTGAGGAGGCCATGAAGAGGGTCAGAGAAGCTCAGTCACTCATCTCTGCAGCTATCGAGCCTGGAAGTGAGTTCTGTATTAACTCCATTTGTAGTATTACACTGTGTTTTGGACTCTGTTAGTTTGGTCTCACAGATGTATTGTTACATACCTTTCCTTTGCCCCTTATACCTGTTGTAAATGTCCTTGCAGATAAGAAAGACGACAAGCGCAAACATTCGCGCTCCAGGTCTCGGTCCAGGCGGAGGAGGTCCCGGTCTCGCTCGCGTCACAGGTGCGTCAACGACGATCCTGGGTACTTTTGCAAAGTCGGCTGTTATGTCGATTTTTGTTTCCCGCTCTACATGCATAGACGCAGGCAGACCAGTCACACCGTTGCATGTCGAGTGATTTCTGGGTCTTAACCCGCCTGCAGGCGTTCGAAGAGCAGGTCCAGGCGGAGATCGCACTCACGAAGCCGGAGACGGTCCAAGAGCCCCCGCAGGAGGAAGTCCCACTCGAGAGACCGGGGCCGACGCAGCAAATCCAGGTGGGTGTCCAGCTAGCGTCTTAAAGGTCAGGGTACCAGGGACGCTAGGTAGCGTGATGCACGTGTGATGGGGTCCCTGGACATTGTTTCCCCCCCCCATTAGGGataggaggaaagaggagaaatCCAAAAAGCGCTCCAAGACGCCACCTAAGAGCTACAGCAGTACCAGGAGGTCTCGCAGCATCAGTCGGTGAGTGCCGTTTTTGTTGGCTTTACCGAAACTCACTGGTCCCTCTTGAATGCTAAAGACCCGTTAAGCAGTTTGATGTAGTGTGAGAGTTACACCACTGCTCACACCTTTATCCGTTTGGTCTTCAATAGGAGACGTAGAAGAAGCCGCAGCGCCTCTCGCTCGCCAAAGAAGTCCAGGTCCCCAAAGAGGAAAATCTCCCGGTCTCCATCCCCTAGAAGGTGAGTGAACACCATGGTTCTCCTGGTTCAGAATCAGCAGTAATCTGTAGACGGGCCctctttatttatatttatttatatatattttttttaactaatttGACCAATTGCTGATTTAGATGCTCCATTAAATGTACTTACTTGATTGCATATgcagtaaaatgttttgctgtgcAATCGGGGGTTTTGTTCACTGTGCACTGAGTGCCTACGGAAAAATCTCCTGGATTAAAGTTATAATTAAATAGTTGCGCTGGATCGTTTTTTCCCAGGGGGGAAAAGGGTTGAAGAGTTTCTCGCGTCATTACTACTGCCAAAACGGCTTGCTTCTAGCCCCAAGTTAAAAGATTTGACCCAAATTATGGAAAAATCCTCCTAGCAAAATCCCCCCGGAACGCCCACAAGCAACACTAGCGTGGctatctggatttttttttttggagtttGGTCAGCGTTATACATTTCCATCGTGATTGTGTATAGAAAAGTGTCTGcatattgtttacattttaattgaatggAAATGTCTTAACTCAATGTGTGTAGGTGATTTTAGAATGCATTCGCATTGAGTGGTTAGAGGGACCATAGATTAGCCCCATTGCTGTTCAAGCACAGATGATAGACCTCTAGTGACCATGGCAATACTGACATTTTTAGAGGCTATGCAATTTAATGTAATGCATCTCCCTATAAAATGTTCCACTGGTAACTTGAGGCTTTGCTAAAAATAAACTTATTTCCAGTGTTTCTAGAGTAGAATTCATTCAGTCCAGGCCCAGTATTTAAAAAGAACACTTTCTAATACTCTTGCCTTCTTAAACTGGGATCACCGGTGCTAACTTTTAACATCCTGGCCTGGATGTACTGACCTttacaaataattaactgtcCCAACAGGCAcaagaaggagaaaaagaaggaCAAAGAGCGAGAGAAGGACCGTGACCGTGAACGGGATCGGGAGAGGAAAGACGACCGAGACCGCGGCAGAGATGAAAGGGAGCGATCGCCCAGCAAGAAGAAAAAGAGcaaagagaaggacagagagcgCAAATCTGACAGCGAGAAGGGAGATATCAAGGTGTGTAACCACTAGCACATCTCTAGTCATGTCAGTCAAATGTGTTTCATAGTACCTTTTTAGGCAGGACTAGACTTCTGGGGAAACCAACCCTTAATGTGTTCATGCCTTGACTGCTGACCTGTTCCAATATGTCATTTATCCCTTTATTGCTCAGAGCTCTTTGCTCTTGCAGGTGACCAGGGATTATGATGAAGAGGAGCAGGGCTATGACAGTGGAAAAGAACgtgaggtagaggaagaggagaggaagagcgaCTCTGACTCCGTGTCTTCCTCGAAGCCCCAGGAGGAGTCTGACGAGAAGCCCGCAGGAGAGAGTGGCAAGAAGTCCAAACAGAACGGAGATGACCACCATGAAGACGACATGGAGATGAGCGACTAGAGAGCCCAGAGACCCAGCCTGATGACATCACTGAAAGCCCACAGGCTTCTTGTCCTACCGTTCTCTTTTTAAAGGCACTGTGCCTGATTTCTTAAATGAATATTTACGGGTGTCTGGTGGTTTCTAGTGTTATTGGGGGTGAtgtacagtttttgttttttttattttagagacACCTTTCATCTCTAGACTGGTTAGGGAAAATCTTTTTTTGGAATAGACAGTTatttctgtagtggacattgTGCATGTGTAGGATTTTTGTCCTGAGgaaatttataaataattacaaaaaaaactttataaAGATCATATTAGACACAGTTTTAAACATTTCACCATGCTGTACGGTTTTAAGTTAAATGGCCTGTTGAATGTGAGGGATTTTGAAAGC
The nucleotide sequence above comes from Esox lucius isolate fEsoLuc1 chromosome 8, fEsoLuc1.pri, whole genome shotgun sequence. Encoded proteins:
- the LOC105011422 gene encoding serine/arginine-rich splicing factor 11 isoform X2 translates to MTNVVQVTNVSPSTTSEQMRTLFGFLGNIEELKLFPPDESPLPVTSRVCFVKFHESESVGVSQHLTNTVFVDRALIVVPFAEGVIPDESKALSLLAPANAVAGCMPGGGLLPTPNPMASMGGVPLSALGNPNMDPMAAMGMSGNMNPQALSADFLKLMQSMDPTKMNPMAAGMMVNPGMKNDSNKEIEEAMKRVREAQSLISAAIEPGNKKDDKRKHSRSRSRSRRRRSRSRSRHRRSKSRSRRRSHSRSRRRSKSPRRRKSHSRDRGRRSKSRDRRKEEKSKKRSKTPPKSYSSTRRSRSISRRRRRSRSASRSPKKSRSPKRKISRSPSPRRHKKEKKKDKEREKDRDRERDRERKDDRDRGRDERERSPSKKKKSKEKDRERKSDSEKGDIKVTRDYDEEEQGYDSGKEREVEEEERKSDSDSVSSSKPQEESDEKPAGESGKKSKQNGDDHHEDDMEMSD
- the LOC105011422 gene encoding serine/arginine-rich splicing factor 11 isoform X1; translated protein: MTNVVQVTNVSPSTTSEQMRTLFGFLGNIEELKLFPPDESPLPVTSRVCFVKFHESESVGVSQHLTNTVFVDRALIVVPFAEGVIPDESKALSLLAPANAVAGCMPGGGLLPTPNPMASMGGVPLSALGNPNMDPMAAMGMSGNMNPQALSADFLKLMQSMDPTKMNPMAAGMMVNPGMKNDSNKEIEEAMKRVREAQSLISAAIEPGNKKDDKRKHSRSRSRSRRRRSRSRSRHRRSKSRSRRRSHSRSRRRSKSPRRRKSHSRDRGRRSKSRDRRKEEKSKKRSKTPPKSYSSTRRSRSISRRRRRSRSASRSPKKSRSPKRKISRSPSPRRHKKEKKKDKEREKDRDRERDRERKDDRDRGRDERERSPSKKKKSKEKDRERKSDSEKGDIKSSLLLQVTRDYDEEEQGYDSGKEREVEEEERKSDSDSVSSSKPQEESDEKPAGESGKKSKQNGDDHHEDDMEMSD
- the LOC105011422 gene encoding serine/arginine-rich splicing factor 11 isoform X3 → MPGGGLLPTPNPMASMGGVPLSALGNPNMDPMAAMGMSGNMNPQALSADFLKLMQSMDPTKMNPMAAGMMVNPGMKNDSNKEIEEAMKRVREAQSLISAAIEPGNKKDDKRKHSRSRSRSRRRRSRSRSRHRRSKSRSRRRSHSRSRRRSKSPRRRKSHSRDRGRRSKSRDRRKEEKSKKRSKTPPKSYSSTRRSRSISRRRRRSRSASRSPKKSRSPKRKISRSPSPRRHKKEKKKDKEREKDRDRERDRERKDDRDRGRDERERSPSKKKKSKEKDRERKSDSEKGDIKSSLLLQVTRDYDEEEQGYDSGKEREVEEEERKSDSDSVSSSKPQEESDEKPAGESGKKSKQNGDDHHEDDMEMSD